Within Campylobacter jejuni, the genomic segment AATTTTTAGATGGTTATGAATTAAGCATTTTTGCAGTATGTGATGGCAATGATTTTGTTTTACTTCCTGCAGCACAAGATCACAAAAAATTACTCGATAATGATCAAGGGCCAAATACTGGTGGAATGGGTGCTTACGCCCCTAGCTCTTTGGCGAATGAAAGCTTGCTTAGAAAAGTTCAAAAAGATATTATTTTACCGACTTTAGCAGGTATGAAAAAAGAAGGAGCGGAATTTTGTGGTGTTTTATTTATAGGTGCTATGATCGTTGGAAATAAACCTTATGTATTAGAATTTAATGTTCGCTTTGGCGATCCTGAATGTGAAGTTTTAATGCCTTTAATCGAAGATCCTTTAGAACTTATTTTAGCTGCTACTCAAAGACGCTTAAGACACGCAAAAATCAAAATCAAAAAAGAATTTGCAGTAGGGGTTGTATGCGCGAGTGAAAACTATCCTTACAAAAGTTCACCAAAAAGTGAAATTACTGTAGATAACATTCCTGAAAACTCTCATATTTCTTATGCTGGAGTAAGCCTAGAAGATGGCAAATTAATGGCTGATGGTGGAAGAGTTTTAGTTTGCGTTGGCACAGGAAAAAGTATAGAAGAAGCGCAAAAAAATGCTTATAAACTTTGTGATAATGTAAATTTCAAAGGAAAACAATACAGAAAAGACATCGCTCATCAGGTTCTTAAATGAAAGAAAATTTACAAGACCGCTTAGAGCGTGAAAATCTAAAAATAGCAAGTTTTGGAAAAAGGGTTCTAGCTTTTTTAATCGATGATATGGTTATTTCTTTGATTGTGTTTATCATTTTTTATGATCGTCTAATCCAAGCAAAAGATTTATTTGAAACGACTCAAATTATAGGAAATTTTTATCTTGGCTTCATCTTGCTTCATTTTAGTTATCAAGCAATTTTTACTTATCTTTATGGGGCAAGTTTGGGAAAAATATTATGCAAAATTATCATCTTGGATGAAAATCTTCTTGACAAACCCAATCTCATCCAAAGTTGCATCAGATCTGCCATAAGACAAGTTAGTGCTATGGCGTTTATGCTTGGGTTTGCTTGGGCTTTAAGCAATGATTTACGCAAAGCTTGGGAGGATTATCTAGCAAGGACAATAGTAGTTGATGTGGCATAAATTTTCCCTATTGCTAGGAACTAGCATAGCTTTAAGTGCAGCACAAGTTGATATTTACGCTCTTGATGCAAAAAAAGAAGGTGATATTCTTACTGCAAACAATGATGTTATTATTTTTTCTGATTTTTATTTCATCACTGCCAATAAAGCAATTTACAATGAAAAAACCGGAGATGTTGAGCTTTTTGGCGATGTTAACATCCTAAGGGGACAAAACGAAAGATCACATTCTGATTATGCTAAAATCAACCTAAATTCCAATCAAGCCGATTTTAGTAATTTTTTCTTTTCCAATAACAATCTTGAAGTATGGTTTCAAAGCAAAACAAGCCATCTAAATGATAAAGTCTTTGAAAGTAAAATTTCAGCAGTTTCAAGCTGCAATGTTGAAGATCCTGATTGGGAAATTCGTTTTTCAAAAGGCTGGCTTAACCGGGAAACCAATTTTGTTCATCTTTACAATGCAAGATTATATGTTAAAAATACCCCAGTTTTTTATCTACCTTATTTTGGATTTAGCACTGATACTCATAGACAAAGCGGGCTTTTAATCCCAAAAATCGTTTTAAAAAGTAGCGAAGGCTTATACTATGAACAACCTATTTATATAGCCACTCAAGAAAATTGGGATTTAGAACTTGATCCGCAAATTCGAACAAACCGTGGCTTTGGACTTTATTCTACTTTAAGATTTCTTGATTCTCCATATTCAACAGGAGAATTAAATTTTGGTGCTTTTAGGGAAAATAGCTCCTATTTTCACGATGAAAATTTGAAAAATCAAACCCACTATGGAATAGAACTAAAATACTCAAGAGATGATTTAATCAAATCTTTACTCAGTGATAATTTTCAAGAAGGCCTATGGATAGATGCAACCTATCTCAACGATGTGGATTATTTAAATTTAGGAAGTAGGGATTATCGAGATCTTAACTCGCTTGTAACCTCCAAAATCAATTATTTTTTAGCCGATGAAAACAATTTTTACGGAGCTTATGCAAGATATTATATCGACACATCTAAACTTAGCAATAATACAACCTTACAAGAATATCCAAGCTTTCAATATCATAGATTTTTAAATAACCTTTTTGATGAACGCTTGCGTTATTCATTTGATGCTTCATTTCATAATTTTTACCGACCTGCTGGTTCTTATGCAAATGAGCTAAATTTAGACTTGCCTATCTCGTATCACAACGCTTTTTTTGGAGACTTTTTACACTTTACTTTTACAGAAAGATTTTATGCTTCTTTTGTAAATTATAGCAACGATCCCGAAAGAAACCATGAGCATTATTTCAGAAACACTCATGATTTTAATCTCTACACCGATCTTTCAAAAGCTTATGAAAATTTCTTTCATACTTTAAATTTAGGGGTGAATTACGTTTTACCAGGAGCAAAATCAGGTAAAATCACGCAAGATTATCTTGAAGAATACGACAAAGAAAACGAACATACAAGTCTTTATGCTGTGCAATATTTCTATAACAACGGAGGACAAAAAAAACTCAAACACAGAATTTCGCTTGACTATCTCAATAAACAAAATGAATTCTATGAACTTGAAAATCTTTTAACTTATTATTTTAATGAAAATATCAATCTCAACAGCGAAGTGCTTTACTCTTATGAGCAAAGTCGCTTTACCAATGTCATCAGCCAAATAGAAGTCAATGCAAATTCAAAATTTAATTGGATGTTTTCTCATGCTTATCAAAACGATGAGTATGGAAAATATAGCTTTATTGGTACAAGAGCAAATTATATTGCCACACCTAATTACAATTTATTTGGTGGAATTTGGTTTGATACTCAAAGAGCTCATGCAAACATGTGGGAACTTGGCTATACCTACCAAAGAAAATGTTGGAACTATTCTTTAATGTATAGAGAAAGAATCGATCCACAACTCACAAGTGGTGGCATCACAGCTAAAAATCAAAGCGGAGTTTATTTTATTTTCAACTTCTATCCTTTAGGAGGAGTAAAATACGATTTCTCTTTAGCAGAAAGTGAAAACAAAATTTAAAAAGGATGAAATTTGCTAAATATTTTAAAAAATTTTACGAATTTATTATCTGGTAAAAAAGGAAAAATAATGCAATACAGCATAGAAATTAACAAAAATACAGAAATATTTGATATAGACAAAGTTGCCAAACAAGCTGCCGGTGCTGTTTTAATGAGACAAGGCAAAAGCGTTGTTCTAGCTACAGTTGCAAGAGAAGAAAAACAAGTTGAAGAAGATTTTTTACCTCTAACCGTCCAATACATCGAAAAAGCTTATGCCGCAGGAAAAATCCCTGGT encodes:
- the purD gene encoding phosphoribosylamine--glycine ligase is translated as MKIMILGSGAREYSIALALRRVDKNLEFYFAPGNGATESLGTNLNLKDPIVLATYAKEKGFDLCIAGSESFLAEGVVDIFKQQGLAIFGPSKAAAMLETSKSFMKSFLKKYRIKTAKFLNTNDIEKAKNFIYSLTPPIVVKADGLCAGKGVIITKTHEEAIEETAKMLSGESFGDAGKLVVIEEFLDGYELSIFAVCDGNDFVLLPAAQDHKKLLDNDQGPNTGGMGAYAPSSLANESLLRKVQKDIILPTLAGMKKEGAEFCGVLFIGAMIVGNKPYVLEFNVRFGDPECEVLMPLIEDPLELILAATQRRLRHAKIKIKKEFAVGVVCASENYPYKSSPKSEITVDNIPENSHISYAGVSLEDGKLMADGGRVLVCVGTGKSIEEAQKNAYKLCDNVNFKGKQYRKDIAHQVLK
- a CDS encoding RDD family protein, producing MKENLQDRLERENLKIASFGKRVLAFLIDDMVISLIVFIIFYDRLIQAKDLFETTQIIGNFYLGFILLHFSYQAIFTYLYGASLGKILCKIIILDENLLDKPNLIQSCIRSAIRQVSAMAFMLGFAWALSNDLRKAWEDYLARTIVVDVA
- a CDS encoding LPS-assembly protein LptD yields the protein MWHKFSLLLGTSIALSAAQVDIYALDAKKEGDILTANNDVIIFSDFYFITANKAIYNEKTGDVELFGDVNILRGQNERSHSDYAKINLNSNQADFSNFFFSNNNLEVWFQSKTSHLNDKVFESKISAVSSCNVEDPDWEIRFSKGWLNRETNFVHLYNARLYVKNTPVFYLPYFGFSTDTHRQSGLLIPKIVLKSSEGLYYEQPIYIATQENWDLELDPQIRTNRGFGLYSTLRFLDSPYSTGELNFGAFRENSSYFHDENLKNQTHYGIELKYSRDDLIKSLLSDNFQEGLWIDATYLNDVDYLNLGSRDYRDLNSLVTSKINYFLADENNFYGAYARYYIDTSKLSNNTTLQEYPSFQYHRFLNNLFDERLRYSFDASFHNFYRPAGSYANELNLDLPISYHNAFFGDFLHFTFTERFYASFVNYSNDPERNHEHYFRNTHDFNLYTDLSKAYENFFHTLNLGVNYVLPGAKSGKITQDYLEEYDKENEHTSLYAVQYFYNNGGQKKLKHRISLDYLNKQNEFYELENLLTYYFNENINLNSEVLYSYEQSRFTNVISQIEVNANSKFNWMFSHAYQNDEYGKYSFIGTRANYIATPNYNLFGGIWFDTQRAHANMWELGYTYQRKCWNYSLMYRERIDPQLTSGGITAKNQSGVYFIFNFYPLGGVKYDFSLAESENKI